In a single window of the Lagenorhynchus albirostris chromosome 19, mLagAlb1.1, whole genome shotgun sequence genome:
- the TMEM86B gene encoding lysoplasmalogenase TMEM86B isoform X2 — MQATLGGSHVDMDTREEGLPGKPRFSAQPHVGRWLSPFFLTCAVYFLLWSPENQPSWVGALIKCLPVLYLVVFLWTVYPGGSYSLLLQGALLCSAVGDSCLVWPEAFLHGMAAFAVAHLLYLWAFGLTPLKPGLLLPLLLASIPYYGLLLWHLPPDMVLPLTAYSLVLAVMLWRGLARGGSTCWGALLFTLSDAVLAWNLFVHPLPHAHLVVMATYYAAQVLIALSAFQSPRLKSN; from the exons ATGCAGGCCACTTTGGGTGGGTCACACGTTGACATGGACACCCGGGAAGAGGGGCTGCCTGGAAAACCTCGCTTTTCAGCTCAA CCGCATGTGGGCAGGTGGCTGAGCCCGTTCTTCCTCACCTGTGCCGTCTACTTTCTCCTCTGGAGCCCTGAGAACCAGCCGTCCTGGGTCGGTGCCCTGATCAAGTGCCTGCCCGTCCTCTACCTGGTGGTGTTCCTGTGGACCGTGTACCCCGGCGGGAGCTACAGCTTGCTCCTGCAGGGGGCCCTTCTGTGCTCAGCTGTGGGGGACTCCTGCCTCGTCTGGCCTGAGGCCTTCCTCCATG GCATGGCTGCCTTCGCCGTGGCCCACCTGCTCTACCTCTGGGCCTTCGGCCTCACTCCCCTGAAGCCTGGCCTCCTGCTGCCTCTTCTCCTGGCTTCCATCCCATATTATGGCCTCCTGCTTTGGCACCTCCCGCCTGACATGGTCCTGCCCCTGACGGCTTACTCCCTGGTCCTGGCCGTTATGCTGTGGCGTGGCTTGGCCAGGGGCGGGAGTACCTGCTGGGGCGCCCTGCTCTTCACGCTTTCAGATGCCGTGCTGGCCTGGAACCTCTTCGTCCATCCCCTGCCCCATGCCCACCTGGTGGTCATGGCCACTTATTATGCTGCCCAGGTCCTCATCGCCCTGTCGGCCTTCCAGAGCCCCAGGCTCAAGTCCAACTGA
- the TMEM86B gene encoding lysoplasmalogenase TMEM86B isoform X1: MQATLGGSHVDMDTREEGLPGKPRFSAQQPHVGRWLSPFFLTCAVYFLLWSPENQPSWVGALIKCLPVLYLVVFLWTVYPGGSYSLLLQGALLCSAVGDSCLVWPEAFLHGMAAFAVAHLLYLWAFGLTPLKPGLLLPLLLASIPYYGLLLWHLPPDMVLPLTAYSLVLAVMLWRGLARGGSTCWGALLFTLSDAVLAWNLFVHPLPHAHLVVMATYYAAQVLIALSAFQSPRLKSN, from the exons ATGCAGGCCACTTTGGGTGGGTCACACGTTGACATGGACACCCGGGAAGAGGGGCTGCCTGGAAAACCTCGCTTTTCAGCTCAA CAGCCGCATGTGGGCAGGTGGCTGAGCCCGTTCTTCCTCACCTGTGCCGTCTACTTTCTCCTCTGGAGCCCTGAGAACCAGCCGTCCTGGGTCGGTGCCCTGATCAAGTGCCTGCCCGTCCTCTACCTGGTGGTGTTCCTGTGGACCGTGTACCCCGGCGGGAGCTACAGCTTGCTCCTGCAGGGGGCCCTTCTGTGCTCAGCTGTGGGGGACTCCTGCCTCGTCTGGCCTGAGGCCTTCCTCCATG GCATGGCTGCCTTCGCCGTGGCCCACCTGCTCTACCTCTGGGCCTTCGGCCTCACTCCCCTGAAGCCTGGCCTCCTGCTGCCTCTTCTCCTGGCTTCCATCCCATATTATGGCCTCCTGCTTTGGCACCTCCCGCCTGACATGGTCCTGCCCCTGACGGCTTACTCCCTGGTCCTGGCCGTTATGCTGTGGCGTGGCTTGGCCAGGGGCGGGAGTACCTGCTGGGGCGCCCTGCTCTTCACGCTTTCAGATGCCGTGCTGGCCTGGAACCTCTTCGTCCATCCCCTGCCCCATGCCCACCTGGTGGTCATGGCCACTTATTATGCTGCCCAGGTCCTCATCGCCCTGTCGGCCTTCCAGAGCCCCAGGCTCAAGTCCAACTGA
- the PTPRH gene encoding LOW QUALITY PROTEIN: receptor-type tyrosine-protein phosphatase H (The sequence of the model RefSeq protein was modified relative to this genomic sequence to represent the inferred CDS: inserted 1 base in 1 codon; deleted 1 base in 1 codon; substituted 3 bases at 3 genomic stop codons) — MEYGLWMIIIVFINAPDPVTITSCISTSGGHGVTLTXSCPLGGYEAFELEVGGQXGLQDSSSCGRDVWVSGLRPAQSYPATITTVWDGMRAQSASVTCHTESTGAIVGAIVSPLLFLILVGLLVFFLKRRHKKSEKKPAPGGLVFSFPGDVLAEDFADHVRKHEDSGCGFAEEYQPALEDHSQSQTVASAPEKSAKNRYRNVLPYDWSHVPLTPLPGEPGSEYINASCIPGLWSLREFIAVQGPLPHTVGDFWRLVXGQRSPTLLVLTNCVESAQVKCEHYWPLDAQPCTHVTLVGEEVMENWTVRNLKLWHMQEQKTLSVRQFHYVTWPDHGVPHSPDPLLAFWKMLWQWLDQTVGGGPPIVHCPAGVGRSGTLIALDVLLRQLESEGLVGPFSYMMEMXESRPHMVQTEAQYVFLHQCILRFLQQSSPVPAEKGPTYENLLFENVAPTEA, encoded by the exons atggaatatggactttggatgattatCATTGTTTTCATCAATG ccccGGACCCCGTCACCATCACCTCCTGTATCAGCACCTCG GGGGGCCACGGAGTCACCCTCACCTAGTCCTGCCCCCTGGGAGGCTATGAGGCCTTTGAGTTGGAGGTGGGCGGGC CGGGACTCCAGGACAGCTCCTCTTGTGGGAGAGACGTGTGGGTGTCGGGACTTAGGCCGGCTCAGTCCTACCCAGCCACCATCACGACCGTCTGGGATGGAATGAGGGCCCAGTCTGCCTCCGTGACCTGCCACACCGAGAGCACAG GGGCCATCGTGGGAGCCATAGTCAGTCCCCTTCTGTTTCTCATCCTGGTGGGCCTGCTGGTTTTCTTCCTGAAGAGGAG GCATAAGAAGAGTGAGAAGAAACCAGCACCCGGGGGTCTGGTGTTCAG CTTCCCAGGGGACGTCCTGGCTGAAGACTTTGCCGACCACGTCAGGAAACACGAGGACAGCGGCTGTGGCTTTGCTGAGGAGTACCAG CCGGCCCTGGAGGACCACAGCCAGTCCCAGACGGTGGCCTCAGCTCCGGAGAAGAGCGCCAAGAACCGTTACAGAAACGTGCTGCCCT ATGACTGGTCCCATGTGCCCCTGACGCCCCTCCCTGGGGAGCCAGGCTCTGAGTACATCAACGCCAGCTGCATCCCG GGTCTCTGGAGCCTCCGGGAGTTCATTGCAGTCCAGGGCCCCCTTCCCCACACTGTGGGCGACTTCTGGCGCCTGGTGTAGGGGCAGCGGAGCCCCACACTGCTCGTGCTGACCAACTGTGTGGAGTCTGCCCAG GTGAAGTGTGAGCATTACTGGCCTCTAGACGCCCAGCCCTGCACCCATGTGACCCTGGTGGGTGAGGAGGTGATGGAGAACTGGACAGTACGAAATCTGAAGCTCTGGCAT ATGCAAGAGCAGAAGACTTTATCTGTGCGTCAGTTCCACTATGTGACCTGGCCAGACCATGGCGTCCCCCACTCTCCAGACCCCTTGCTGGCCTTCTGGAAGATGCTCTGGCAGTGGCTGGACCAGACCGTGGGGGGAGGCCCCCCCATTGTACACTGCCC CGCTGGCGTGGGCCGCTCGGGCACCCTCATTGCCCTGGATGTCCTGCTGCGGCAGTTGGAGAGTGAGGGTCTCGTGGGGCCCTTCAGCTACATGATGGAGATGTGAGAAAGCCGGCCACATATGGTGCAGACTGAG GCCCAGTATGTGTTCCTGCACCAGTGCATCCTTAGGTTTCTGCAACAGTCATCCCCAGTGCCCGCTGAGAAGGGGCCCACCTATGAGAACCTGCTTTTCGAGAATGTAGCTCCTACAGAGGCCTAA
- the SYT5 gene encoding synaptotagmin-5, with amino-acid sequence MFPEPPTPGPPATDTPPDSSRISHGPVPPWALATIVLVSGLLVFSCCFCLYRKRCRRRMGKKSQAQAQVHLQEVKELGRSYIDKVQPEVEELEPTPSGPGQQVAEKHELGRLQYSLDYDFQSGQLLVGIVQAEGLAALDLGGSSDPYVRVYLLPDKRRRHETRVHRQTLNPHFGENFAFKVPYVELGGRVLVMAVYDFDRFSRNDSIGEVRVPMSSVDLGRPVLAWRELQAAPREEQEKLGDICFSLRYVPTAGKLTVIVLEAKNLKKMDVAGLSDPYVKVHLLQGGKKVRKKKTTIKKNTLNPYYNEAFSFEVPCDQVQKVQVELTVLDYDKLGKNEAIGRVAVGAAAGGAGLRHWADMLANPRRPIAQWHSLRPPDRARPPPAP; translated from the exons ATGTTCCCGGAGCCCCCAACACCGGGGCCTCCAGCGACCGACACGCCTCCTGACTCGAGTCGCATCAGCCACGGCCCTG TGCCCCCCTGGGCTCTGGCCACCATCGTGCTGGTCTCAGGCCTCCTCGTCTTCAGCTGCTGTTTCTGTCTCTACCGGAAGCGTTGTCGGAGGCGGATGGGCAAGAAGAGCCAGGCTCAAGCCCAGGTCCACCTTCAGGAAGTGAAGGAGCTGGGCCGGAGTTACATAGACAAG GTGCAGCCAGAAGTGGAGGAGCTGGAGCCGACACCATCTGGGCCAGGGCAGCAGGTGGCAGAGAAGCATGAACTAGGACGACTACAGTACTCACTGGATTATGATTTCCAGAGTGGCCAG CTGCTGGTGGGCATCGTGCAAGCTGAGGGATTGGCAGCCTTGGACCTAGGTGGCTCCTCTGACCCCTACGTGCGGGTTTACCTGCTGCCAGACAAACGGAGGCGGCACGAGACCAGGGTGCATCGGCAGACGCTGAACCCACACTTTGGGGAGAACTTTGCCTTCAAG gtccCCTACGTGGAGCTAGGGGGCAGGGTACTGGTCATGGCAGTATACGACTTCGACCGCTTCTCCCGCAACGACTCCATTGGGGAGGTGCGGGTCCCCATGAGCTCCGTGGACTTGGGGCGGCCAGTGCTGGCCTGGCGGGAGCTGCAGGCGGCTCCTCGGGAGGAG CAGGAGAAACTAGGTGACATCTGCTTCTCCCTCCGCTATGTCCCCACGGCCGGGAAGCTCACCGTCATCGTCCTGGAGGCTAAAAACCTGAAGAAGATGGATGTAGCAGGGCTGTCAG atcCGTATGTCAAGGTCCACCTGCTGCAGGGTGGCAAAAAGGTGCGGAAGAAGAAAACGACCATCAAGAAGAATACTCTGAACCCCTATTACAACGAGGCCTTCAGCTTCGAGGTGCCCTGTGACCAGGTCCAG AAGGTTCAGGTGGAGCTGACTGTGCTGGACTATGACAAGCTGGGCAAGAACGAGGCCATCGGGAGGGTGGCCGTAGGGGCAGCGGCCGGGGGCGCTGGGCTGCGGCACTGGGCAGACATGCTGGCCAACCCCCGGCGGCCCATCGCCCAGTGGCACTCGCTGCGGCCCCCTGACCGAGCGAGGCCACCGCCAGCACCCTGA